In Scophthalmus maximus strain ysfricsl-2021 chromosome 21, ASM2237912v1, whole genome shotgun sequence, one genomic interval encodes:
- the ropn1l gene encoding ropporin-1-like protein isoform X3 has translation MDKMYCAQQISIPTELPNLLKNFTKAAIRTQPKDLLLWSAAYFSALSAGERLPVKDRLEMNVATQKTDTGLTPGLLKTLHKQLSLGETCSKEELQKKWKGLCLPVDQLETLLSLGSFSSDIDWMEFLALGCSALGGSLYTLPQTLMSSLKFACEILTEEEEGGAARIPFDTFVKLYTYLAQLDGDIPRDHIDNFLSSLQPQVNEENGAIKVSNF, from the exons ATGGACAAGATGTACTGTGCCCAGCAAATCAGCATCCCCACTGAGCTGCCCAACCTCCTCAAAAACTTCACGAAGGCAGCCATCCGAACGCAGCCCAAGGATCTGCTGCTGTGGTCTGCGGC ATACTTCAGTGCACTCTCTGCAGGAGAGCGTTTGCCTGTCAAGGACCGGCTGGAGATGAACGTTGCCACACAGAAGACAGACACTGGGCTGACTCCGGGTCTACTTAAGACTCTTCACAAACAG CTGTCCCTGGGGGAAACTTGCAGCAAGGAGGAACTGCAGAAGAAATGGAAGGGTCTCTGTCTACCAGTGGATCAGCTGGAGACCCTGCTGTCGCTGGGGAGCTTCAGCTCAGACATTGACTGGATGGAGTTTCTCGCCCTGGGCTGCAGTGCCCTGGGAGGG TCTCTGTATACACTTCCTCAGACCCTCATGAGTTCCCTGAAGTTTGCCTGTGAGAtcctgactgaggaggaggagggcggggccGCAAGGATCCCATTCGACACCTTTGTCAAACTCTACACTTACTTGGCTCAGCTGGATGGGGACATACCACGGGACCAcattgacaacttcctcagcagCCTGCAGCCACAAGT CAACGAAGAGAACGGCGCGATTAAGGTCTCAAACTTCTAG
- the ropn1l gene encoding ropporin-1-like protein isoform X1, translated as MDKMYCAQQISIPTELPNLLKNFTKAAIRTQPKDLLLWSAAYFSALSAGERLPVKDRLEMNVATQKTDTGLTPGLLKTLHKQLSLGETCSKEELQKKWKGLCLPVDQLETLLSLGSFSSDIDWMEFLALGCSALGGSLYTLPQTLMSSLKFACEILTEEEEGGAARIPFDTFVKLYTYLAQLDGDIPRDHIDNFLSSLQPQVELQHGMITPLDFIHRDYVYQTPPDSSTLAGATSRDDEEL; from the exons ATGGACAAGATGTACTGTGCCCAGCAAATCAGCATCCCCACTGAGCTGCCCAACCTCCTCAAAAACTTCACGAAGGCAGCCATCCGAACGCAGCCCAAGGATCTGCTGCTGTGGTCTGCGGC ATACTTCAGTGCACTCTCTGCAGGAGAGCGTTTGCCTGTCAAGGACCGGCTGGAGATGAACGTTGCCACACAGAAGACAGACACTGGGCTGACTCCGGGTCTACTTAAGACTCTTCACAAACAG CTGTCCCTGGGGGAAACTTGCAGCAAGGAGGAACTGCAGAAGAAATGGAAGGGTCTCTGTCTACCAGTGGATCAGCTGGAGACCCTGCTGTCGCTGGGGAGCTTCAGCTCAGACATTGACTGGATGGAGTTTCTCGCCCTGGGCTGCAGTGCCCTGGGAGGG TCTCTGTATACACTTCCTCAGACCCTCATGAGTTCCCTGAAGTTTGCCTGTGAGAtcctgactgaggaggaggagggcggggccGCAAGGATCCCATTCGACACCTTTGTCAAACTCTACACTTACTTGGCTCAGCTGGATGGGGACATACCACGGGACCAcattgacaacttcctcagcagCCTGCAGCCACAAGT GGAGCTCCAACATGGGATGATAACGCCTCTGGACTTCATCCATCGAGACTACGTGTACCAAACTCCTCCTGACTCATCAACCCTGGCCGGAGCAACGTCGAGAGATGATGAAGAATTATGA
- the ankrd33ba gene encoding ankyrin repeat domain-containing protein 33B, whose product MVLITDDRDGGGASSVRVKQLLQQQQQKVGGNIAQVHPTIAEEPPANCDDEDYLGSCEEEEEDDEEEEDDSSEEDDGEVEEVDFDDLDDSRSIASDDSFYPPDDAFADSERSPSPQSPQPLSLFRACCSNNAAIVRIMIRHGVKEEQVQETDRNDRIGLLVACYQGYVDVVIALSQCPYLDVNWQDSEGNTALITAAQAGHITITNYLLNYYSGLDVERRNCHGFTALMKAAMQGRVECVRSLMMAGAALNARDFGRHLTARDWALFTGRYETAWVMTRLMERPCPLQYCDTYSLEWPPLASLVDKAQEPRGCLKRLSDTIRNVFSIGNVTNPEDEGVIDHMVSITTAMRSPFIAVACHTVCPDSPPGVGKRRHAVPEIIRHQRAKELRSINPDRVDSHLKLFQNSRVTLVARNSADRRASLQTQILVPRHRSSSLGMAAYNEMLEMRRTSLLPVHMVLRRSSVRPGFSIPKLRVSKAPTPTYEPEKIRRKSSGKDGGGHLLQIPKWRYKELKEERKKAEEAERRRLEAVTKRHLAAGKRK is encoded by the exons ATGGTGCTGATCACGGACGACAGGGATGGAGGAGGCGCCTCGTCGGTCCGGGTcaagcagctcctgcagcagcagcagcaaaaagtCGGGGGCAACATCGCCCAAGTCCACCCGACCATAGCGGAAGAGCCGCCGGCCAACTGCGACGACGAGGACTACCTGGGCTcgtgcgaggaggaggaggaggacgacgaggaggaggaggacgacagcaGCGAGGAGGACGATGGCGAGGTCGAAGAGGTGGACTTCGACGACCTGGACGACAGTCGGAGCATCGCGTCGGACGACTCCTTCTACCCGCCGGACGACGCGTTCGCGGACTCGGAGCGCAGCCCGTCCCCGCAGAGCCCGCAGCCCCTGTCCCTGTTCCGGGCGTGCTGCTCCAACAACGCGGCCATCGTCCGGATAATGATCCGGCACggggtgaaggaggagcaggTCCAGGAGACGGACCGGAACGACCGG ATTGGGCTATTGGTTGCGTGTTACCAGGGTTATGTGGATGTTGTCATAGCGCTGTCTCAGTGCCCGTACCTGGATGTCAACTGGCAGGACAGTGAGGGAAACACAGCTCTCATTACTGCTGCTCAGGCAG GCCACATAACAATCACCAACTATTTGCTGAACTACTACTCCGGGCTGGACGTCGAGAGGAGGAACTGCCACGGCTTCACCGCTCTGATGAAAGCCGCCATGCAGGGCAGGGTGGAATGTGTGCGCTCGCTCATGATGGCAG GGGCTGCCCTGAATGCGAGAGACTTTGGACGCCACTTGACTGCCAGGGACTGGGCCTTATTTACGGGCCGCTATGAAACTGCCTGGGTGATGACGCGTCTGATGGAGCGGCCCTGTCCCCTCCAGTACTGTGACACATACAG TCTAGAGTGGCCCCCGCTGGCATCACTGGTGGACAAAGCCCAGGAGCCCCGTGGGTGTCTGAAGCGCCTGTCCGACACCATACGGAACGTCTTCAGCATTGGGAACGTCACCAACCCTGAAGATGAAGGCGTCATTGACCACATGGTTTCTATTACAACGGCGATGAGGAGCCCTTTCATCGCCGTGGCGTGCCATACA GTGTGTCCTGACAGTCCCCCAGGTGTGGGCAAACGCCGTCATGCAGTTCCCGAGATCATCCGCCATCAGCGCGCCAAGGAGCTCCGCTCCATCAACCCAGACAGGGTGGACAGCCACCTCAAACTCTTCCAGAACTCCCGGGTCACACTCGTGGCCAGGAACTCAGCAGACCGCCGCGCCAGCCTCCAGACCCAGATCCTGGTGCCTCGACACAGGAGCTCCAGTCTGGGTATGGCGGCTTATAACGAAATGCTGGAGATGCGGAGAACCAGCCTCCTGCCCGTGCACATGgtgctgaggaggagcagcgtcAGGCCGGGCTTCAGCATCCCCAAACTGAGGGTCTCCAAGGCACCCACACCAACTTACGAACCAGAAAAGATCCGGAGGAAGAGCAGCGGCAAAGATGGTGGCGGGCACCTGCTGCAGATCCCAAAGTGGCGGTACAAGGAGCtcaaagaggaaaggaagaaagcCGAGGAGgccgagaggaggaggctggaggctgTAACCAAGAGACACCTTGCAGCCgggaaaaggaaataa
- the ropn1l gene encoding ropporin-1-like protein isoform X2: MDKMYCAQQISIPTELPNLLKNFTKAAIRTQPKDLLLWSAAYFSALSAGERLPVKDRLEMNVATQKTDTGLTPGLLKTLHKQLSLGETCSKEELQKKWKGLCLPVDQLETLLSLGSFSSDIDWMEFLALGCSALGGTLMSSLKFACEILTEEEEGGAARIPFDTFVKLYTYLAQLDGDIPRDHIDNFLSSLQPQVELQHGMITPLDFIHRDYVYQTPPDSSTLAGATSRDDEEL, translated from the exons ATGGACAAGATGTACTGTGCCCAGCAAATCAGCATCCCCACTGAGCTGCCCAACCTCCTCAAAAACTTCACGAAGGCAGCCATCCGAACGCAGCCCAAGGATCTGCTGCTGTGGTCTGCGGC ATACTTCAGTGCACTCTCTGCAGGAGAGCGTTTGCCTGTCAAGGACCGGCTGGAGATGAACGTTGCCACACAGAAGACAGACACTGGGCTGACTCCGGGTCTACTTAAGACTCTTCACAAACAG CTGTCCCTGGGGGAAACTTGCAGCAAGGAGGAACTGCAGAAGAAATGGAAGGGTCTCTGTCTACCAGTGGATCAGCTGGAGACCCTGCTGTCGCTGGGGAGCTTCAGCTCAGACATTGACTGGATGGAGTTTCTCGCCCTGGGCTGCAGTGCCCTGGGAGGG ACCCTCATGAGTTCCCTGAAGTTTGCCTGTGAGAtcctgactgaggaggaggagggcggggccGCAAGGATCCCATTCGACACCTTTGTCAAACTCTACACTTACTTGGCTCAGCTGGATGGGGACATACCACGGGACCAcattgacaacttcctcagcagCCTGCAGCCACAAGT GGAGCTCCAACATGGGATGATAACGCCTCTGGACTTCATCCATCGAGACTACGTGTACCAAACTCCTCCTGACTCATCAACCCTGGCCGGAGCAACGTCGAGAGATGATGAAGAATTATGA
- the LOC118291228 gene encoding death-associated protein 1 encodes MSSPPKDKVETKGGHAPAVKAGGMRIVQKYQPAAAAAAAPEPVQKDEDDEEYVSSSPPKAPVIVSGVVTKGDKDFTPAAAQVAHQKPQPGVPKLPQAQHFNQHINQPRK; translated from the exons ATGTCGTCGCCGCCGAAGGACAAAGTGGAAACCAAAGGAGGACATGCCCCTGCAG TGAAGGCAGGAGGTATGAGGATAGTGCAGAAGTATcagccagctgctgctgccgccgccgcgccAGAGCCCGTGCAGaaagacgaggacgacgaggagtACGTCAGCAGCAG TCCACCAAAGGCTCCTGTGATTGTGTCTGGAGTGGTTACAAAG GGTGACAAGGACTTCACCCCAGCTGCTGCCCAGGTGGCCCACCAGAAGCCCCAGCCTGGTGTCCCCAAGCTGCCCCAAGCCCAGCACTTCAACCAGCACATCAATCAGCCTCGCAAGTGA
- the ropn1l gene encoding ropporin-1-like protein isoform X4 — translation MDKMYCAQQISIPTELPNLLKNFTKAAIRTQPKDLLLWSAAYFSALSAGERLPVKDRLEMNVATQKTDTGLTPGLLKTLHKQLSLGETCSKEELQKKWKGLCLPVDQLETLLSLGSFSSDIDWMEFLALGCSALGGTLMSSLKFACEILTEEEEGGAARIPFDTFVKLYTYLAQLDGDIPRDHIDNFLSSLQPQVNEENGAIKVSNF, via the exons ATGGACAAGATGTACTGTGCCCAGCAAATCAGCATCCCCACTGAGCTGCCCAACCTCCTCAAAAACTTCACGAAGGCAGCCATCCGAACGCAGCCCAAGGATCTGCTGCTGTGGTCTGCGGC ATACTTCAGTGCACTCTCTGCAGGAGAGCGTTTGCCTGTCAAGGACCGGCTGGAGATGAACGTTGCCACACAGAAGACAGACACTGGGCTGACTCCGGGTCTACTTAAGACTCTTCACAAACAG CTGTCCCTGGGGGAAACTTGCAGCAAGGAGGAACTGCAGAAGAAATGGAAGGGTCTCTGTCTACCAGTGGATCAGCTGGAGACCCTGCTGTCGCTGGGGAGCTTCAGCTCAGACATTGACTGGATGGAGTTTCTCGCCCTGGGCTGCAGTGCCCTGGGAGGG ACCCTCATGAGTTCCCTGAAGTTTGCCTGTGAGAtcctgactgaggaggaggagggcggggccGCAAGGATCCCATTCGACACCTTTGTCAAACTCTACACTTACTTGGCTCAGCTGGATGGGGACATACCACGGGACCAcattgacaacttcctcagcagCCTGCAGCCACAAGT CAACGAAGAGAACGGCGCGATTAAGGTCTCAAACTTCTAG